A window of Deinococcus ruber genomic DNA:
CTAGCCTGAGCGCACGCCATGAACGACTTCCTGCATGCCGACTTCCTTTCCATCAGCCCCGCCGTCCTCGAACGCTTTCCCAGTTACCGGGGGTTGGTGCTGATCGCACGTGGCCTGCACAACGGCCCGAGCAACGAGCACACGCGGGCGCTACTGCAAGAGGCCGAAGCCCAGATCCGGCGCACCTTTGCCGCTCAGCCGCTGGCAGAGCATCCGCACGTCGCCGCGTGGCGAGACGCCTACCGCGCGTTCGGCGTCAAACCCAACCGCATGAGCAACTCTGCCGAAGCCCTGATTTCACGGGTGCTGAAGGGAGGCGAGCTGCCCGCCATCAATCAGCTGGTAGACGCGTACAACGCCGTCAGCGTGCGGCACGTCATTCCGTGTGGCGGCGAAGACCTGTCGGCGGTGGTGGGCCGCGTGACGCTGCGCTTTGCTGAAGGTGACGAACCATTCGAGACCGTGAAAGACGGCGGCCCCGCCACCGAGTTCCCGATTCCGGGCGAAGTGGTGTGGGCCGACGAAGCGGGCGTGACCTGCCGGGCCTGGAACTGGCGGCAGGGAACGCGCACGCGCATCACCGAAGCCACGCAGGACGCGTATTTCCTGTTCGACGCCCTCGCCCCGCTGCCTGCCGACACCCTCAAGCAGGCGGGCGACGAGCTGGAGACGCTGCTCCTGGCTCTGTCGCCCACGTGCGTGGTGTCGCGTGTGATGCTCGGCAATCCAGTCTGAATGAACTGAAGGCGCCTGCCTACACGCCGTACTTGCCCGACGATCCCTTCTGCACCGGAATGCCGGTACTGCCGTCGAAAATGTCGATCTCCTCGATGAAACGGTCGAACAGGTAACGGCTGTCGTGCGGGCCGGGGCTGGCTTCGGGGTGGTACTGCACGCTGAACACCGGATAGCGGCTGTGCGCCATGCCTTCCAGCGAACCGTCGTTCAGATTCACGTGGGTTGCCACGAATTCGCCGTTGGGAATGCTGTCCAGATCGACGGCGTACCCGTGGTTCTGCGCCGTGATCTCGACATTGCCAGTCAGCAGGTTCTTGACCGGCTGATTGCCGCCTCGGTGCCCGAACTTCATCTTGTAGGTCTGCCCGCCAGCAGCCAGTCCCAGAATCTGATGGCCCAGGCAGATGCCGAAGGTGGGCAGCAGACCCATCAGTTCCCAGGCGGTCTTGTGGGCGTACTTGGGGGCGCTGGGGTCGCCGGGGCCGTTGCTCAGAAACAGGCCGTGCGGCTGAAGCGCCATCACCTGCGCGGGCGTGGTGTGTGCCGGAACCACGATGGGCTGAATCCCGACCTCGCTCAGCCGCTCGATGATGGTGTGCTTGATGCCGAAATCCATCAGCACGACGCGCTTGCCCTGCCGCAGCATCGGGAAGGCGTAGGGCAGCGAGGTGGTGACTTCGGGCGTCATGTCGCGCCCGTCGATGTCTTCGTGTGCTTTGGCACGCGTGACGAGTTCCATTTCCTCGGCGGGGCTGAACTCGCCGTAGGGGTCTTCCGGATGGGTGTAGCTGCGGTGCGCCACCACGCCCTTGACCACGCCGCCCTCGCGCAGTCGCCGCACCAGAGCGCGGGTATCGATGCCCTGAATGCTGACGATGCCGTGATCCTGCATGAAGCTTTCCAGCGACTGCTGAGCGCGGTAATTGCTGTAATCGGCGCTGAACTCGCGTCCGATAAAGCCGCGCACATACGGCTTGTTGCTCTCCATGTCGTAAATCGCCACGCCGTAATTGCCGATATGCGGATACGTCATGGTCACGATCTGCCCGTTGTAACTGGGATCGGTCATGATTTCCTGATAGCCGGTCATCGAGGTGTTGAACACCACTTCGCCCACCGTCTCGCCCCGGTGCCCGAAAGCGTAGCCACGGTAGACCGTACCGTCTTCGAGGGCGAGGATTGCGCGTTCTTTTCTGATCATTCGAGGACCTCCATACCGCGCTCACAGGCGGGTTTCATGGTGGAAGTGGGCAACGTCGGCCCGCATTCAGTGGAGAAGTTTAACAGCCTGGGATGGGTCGAAATGTTCCGCCGCAGCGGAGTCGTTCTGAAAGTGAAGTCTCGATTTAGGACGTTCTGTACCTGTCCGGGCTTCATCCGAGCGCCTTGAACATCGCAATTTCGTTGCAGTTCTCGAAAAAGGCGCACCGCTGGCATTCGCTCCAGACTTTCGGGTGCAGGTTGGTTTTTTCGATGCGCGTAAAGCCGCATTTTTCGAAAAATCCCTGCTGATACGTCCAGGCAAACAGCGCGGGCAGGTCGATGGTGCGGGCCTCGGCTTCGCAGGCATCGACCAGCAGCTTGCCCAGCCCCTTGCCCTGAAAGCTGGGATGGATGGCAAGCCCGCGAATTTCGGCCAGGTCGGGAGCCAGCAGGTGCAGCCCGCACACACCCGCCAGACCGCCCGGCTGCCCTTCGTGCTCCTCGGCCATCACGAGATGAAAATCTCGGATGCTCTCGGCCAGCAGCGCCCGACTTCGCACCAGCATCTGCCCGCGTGCCGCCCAGTAGCCGATCAGCTCGTGGATGGCCCCGATGTCGCTGAGGCGGGCCTTGCGAACACTGAGAGGTGCCTGGGAATGCAGTTCGGGAATGGCGATGCTGTCGAGGGTCAGGGTCATAACGAAAACTCCAGAGAAGAGAAAGGGCAAAAAGGGCTATGAGCTATGAGCAACTTCGCGGCCTTCGAGAGCTGCTCATAGCTCATGGCCCATAGCTCACGGCGTCTTAGCTCAGCGTGCGCATCCAGGTGGTGCCGCCGGGGCGAGAAGCGCTGGCGCGGTAGTGCGTGACCTGCGGGGCGTCGGGAATATCGGCCATCACGATGGCAAGCGGAACCTGCGTGAAGCCGAACGACTCCCAGTCGCCCCCGGTGCTGAACATATAAATTGCCCGGTCGCCGCGCATCTGCGCGTGGGTCACAGCGCTCATGACCAGGGCGCGGCCCAGGCCCTGCCCACGTGCGCTGGGCGACACTGCCGCGCCGCGTAGCAGCGATACGCCGTCGCCGTGTTCCAGCCCAATCGCGCCCACCGGCTGACCGTCTTTCTCCATCAGCCAGTAGGTCGTGCCCAGCACCATCACGCCGTCGGTTTCCAGGCCAGCGTCCTGCATCACCTTCAGCACAGAGCGGTAATCGGCGGGAGTTACAGCACGGATTTTGGTGTGTTCGTCGGTCATGAGAATACCTCCAGGTAAATTGTAGTGCTCTGCTAGTCTGCACGTTTTTGGCTTGGAACGTTGGAAATCTTAACCGGATAAGTCCAGCTTCCAGGCGGTTTCGCTGTGAATCCAGCCCCGGCACTCGCCGCTTCTCACCTGCGGCGTACCCGGCAGCGCGGCACTCAGTTCGGTCACGGGCACCTGCACGAAGCCGCGCCGCTGCCAGTACGCCCCGGCGTGACTGGAGAACAGATACACCGCCCGCTCTCCCCTGCCCCGCGCCGCACTCAGAGCGGTTTCAGCGAGCCGAGCGCCGATGCCCTGGCCCTGCCACGTCGGGGCGACACTCGCTGAGCGCAGCAGGCTCGCACCTTCGCCGTGTTCCAGGCCGATGCAGCCGACCGTCTGGCCCTGCTGAACGGCCACCCAGTACGAGCAGCCCTCCAGCGTGGCGGTGATCTTCGCCCGCTCGTCGCTCAGTCCCGTTTGCAAAATCAGGTCGTGGATGGCGGGCAGGTCGGCGGGTAAGGCGGGGCGAATGTGCAGCGCGTCTGCCACCTGCCGCAGAAACCAGCGCAGCCCCACGCCCGCCGCCGCATCGGTCTTCCAGCGCGGAATGACGTGCAGATGAACGTGCGGAATGTGTGCTCCACCTGCCGGGAAGACGTTCCAGCCCACCGTATAGCCGTCGGGCTGAACCGTGCTGTCCAGATGCGCCCGGACTTCGCCCAGCAGCGCATGGGTTGCCACCAGCTCTTCGGGCGTCAGGTCGAAGACGGTTTCACACGGTCGCCTGGTGACGATGAAGCCGGAGAACGGAAGGCCGTCGCTGAAGCGCGAATCCTGCGAGTACACGCACAGGGCGTTTTCCAGCAGCACCTCGCCGCCCGCGAAGCTGGCCCGCGTGGAAAGCGGATTCTCGGCAGGGTGGGCCAGATGCTGCGCCCACTCCGCCTGCCGCTTTTCCAGCAGCGCACCGTCCAGCTCCAGCGTCAGCTTCATTCCAGGGCTGCCTTCGCCGCCGCCACCGCTTCCTGTACCCGTTCCGGCGCAGTCCCGCCGTGGCTCAGGCGGCCTTTCACGCTGGCTTCGACGGTCAGGCTGGCGGCCACTTCAGCACTCAGCAGCGGGTGGGCGGCCTTCATCTCGGCATCGGTCAGTTCCCAGAGCTGACGCCCCGAACGACTCGCCACGCCCACCAGTCCGCCCACCACTTCATGCGCCTCACGGAAGGGCACGCCCTGCCGGGCCAGCAGATCGGCCAGATCGGTGGCCGTGCTGTAGCCCCGCGCTGCCGCCGCCCGCGTGGTTTCGGCGTTCCAGACACTCTTCGGCAGCATCTCGGCGTACAGCCGCAGCGTGATGGCGCAGGTGTCGAAGCTGTCGAACACGCCCTCCTTGTCTTCCTGAAGGTCTTTGTTGTAGGCCAGCGGCGTGCCCTTCACCACTGTCAGCAGGCCCATCAGATTGCCGAAGACCCGCCCCGATTTGCCGCGTGCCAGTTCCGACACGTCCGGGTTCTTCTTCTGCGGCATGATGCTGCTGCCGGTCGTGTGCGAGTCGGGCAGCGTCAGAAAGCCGAATTCGAAGGTCGAGTACAGCACCGTTTCTTCGGACAGCCGCGACAGGTGCGCCATCAGGACAGCGCACGCCGCCAGGAATTCCAGCGCGAAATCGCGGCTGCCCACGCCGTCCAGACTGTTGGCGGTGGGCCGGGCAAACCCCAGCGCGGCGGCGGTGTCATGGCGGTCGATGGGCCAGGGTGTACCCGCCAGCGCCGAACTGCCCAGCGGCGATTCGTCCATGCGGGCAGCGGCGTCGCGCAGTCGGCCCTCGTCGCGTTCGAGCATGGCGGCGTAGGCCATAAACCAGTGACTCAGCAGAATCGGCTGCGCGACCTGAAGGTGGGTATACCCCGGCAGAATCACTGCCGAACCGCCGTCCGAGGTCAGGTGCTTCTCGGCCTCCTGCACCATCACCCGGCGCAGATCACGCGTCAGAGCGGCCAGTTCCAGCGCGGCTTCCTTGACGAACAGCCGGAAATCGACGGCGACCTGATCGTTGCGGCTGCGGGCGGTGTGCAGCTTGCCCGCCACCGGCCCGATACGGTCCCGCAGCGCCGCCTCGATATTCATGTGCACGTCTTCGCGGTCGAGCCGCCACTCGAACTGTCCGGCCTGAATATCGCTCAGGATGGCCTGGAGCCCCGCGCTGATCTGCGCCACCTCGCCCGGTTGCAGAATGCCGACCCGCCCCAGCATGGCGACGTGCGCGAGCGACCCGCGAATATCCTGCGCGTAGAGGCGCTGATCGAAGGGAACAGAGGCGTTGTACTGCTCGACCAGCGGCGCGGTACTCTCGGCAAAGCGCCCGCCCCAGAGTTTCTTGTCGGATGAAGTGGTGGGTGGTTCGTTCTGGGAAGTCATTGGCTCCTCTGTCGGTCTGAAAGAGTCGGGGGCGGAATGCTCAGGTCTGGCAGCATCGGTCACGAGTTTGGTCAGCACCACCGGCACCGGGCTGTGGGGGCTGGCAAAGGCATACACATCGTCGCTGCGGGTGTACCCCAGCCGCTGATAAAACGGCAGGACGCCGAGGTTGTAGAGGCTGACTGCCAGCAGCACCCGCTCGAAGCCCTGCCGCCGGGCGTGGGCCTCGACCGCTGCCACCAGCTGCCGCGCCAGCCCCTCGCCGCGTGCGTGTGGTAGCACCGCCAGCTTGTTGAGCGTCAGGGTGCGCTGCCCCTCGGGGTCGCTCAGGTCGGGTCGCCAGCCCACCACGCCCACCACCGCGCCGCTGTCGTCCTGCACCACGTACCCGCCCGCTTCGCGCAGGCTCCATTCCACGTCGTGCACGGTCACGCGGTTCCAGCTGCTGCGGGCGTCCATCCCCGCCGCCATCATGACCGCATGAAAAACGGGGGCGTCGCCGGGCGTGGTGGCCCGCAGGCGATACGTCACGGGTTCTCCAGCATCAGGCGCATCTCGTTGGTGGCAGTAAAGCCCAGCTTTTCGTACAGGGGCCGCCCGAATTCGCTGGCATGCAGGCTCAGGATGCGGATACCGCGCTGCCGGGTTTCCGCGATGGCCGTCTCGGTCAGCTGCCGCGCCAGCCCCCGGCCCCGGTGAGCGGGATGCACATACACGTTCAGCAGGTAACCTCTGAGCGGCTGCGGATCAACGAAGTGCGGCGGCCAGTCGAGCAGCAACAGACCCGCGCCCGCTACCACCTCGCCGCCCGTCTCAATCAGCCAGCCCAGATAGCTTGCGGCCTCCAGATGCCGCCGGACCCAGGGGGCAAACTGCGCCACCTCTTCGCGGTACTCCACGCCCATATCGGTGAACATCGCCTCGCGCTGAGCCGCGATGATGGCGGCGTCGGCCAGCACGGCGGGCCGCCGGACATACCCGCTCGGCGTCACGCTGTCTTCTTCCTGCACCTTCACTGTTCCACCTCCTTGCAGCTTCCCCAGGTCTTCTCGTTCCCGCGTCACGGTGCCCACCCGTCCAGCTTCAGGCGCATCTCGGGCGCGGCGACCTGTTCGAAGCCCAGCCGCGCATAGATGCCCTGACCCAGCGGCGCGGCGTTCAGGGTGGCCGACTTTAGCCCGCGCCGCTGAGCCTCGCGCAGCACCTTGCGGGTCAGAGCTTCTCCCAGGCCACGCCCACGAAACTCGGGCACGGTATACACGCCCTGCACCTGGGCACGCACTCCGCCCGGATCGCTCGGCACCGGCACCACCGGCAGAAACATCAGCGCGGCGCAGGCCACCGCTGCCCCGTCCTGCTCGGCCAACAGCGCCCAGTAGCGCCCGTCGGTCAGCGCCTCGGCAAAATAGGCCGTCCAGCACGCTTCCCAGCCATCTTCCAGCGCCACGCCGAAGCCCGTGACCATACCCGCCCGGAACCGGGCCAGCAGCGCCGCATCGTCCGGCGTCGCCACGCGCAGGGTGAAACCGTCCGGAAGGCTCACGCGCCCGTTCGCTCCCAGACCTGCGCCAGATGGTGAAGCTGGTGGCGCACATAGTCGGCAGCCACAAACTCCAGCGTCACGGGGTCGCCGCCGCCGATGCTGAGGGTGTGGTGCAGGCTGTCCGGCGGCAGGTGCTCGATCAGGTGCGCGAGCTGAAGCTGATACGCCTGCCACAGCGCCACCACCTCGGCCCAGGGCCGCTCCTGATAGCCGCCGATCTGCACCCAGTCGTTCTGGGCATAGCCCGGCAGCCTCAGGCCATCTTCCACACTGGCCCGCACGAAGCGGACGTGGTTGTTCACGCCGCTGTCGATCAGGTGGCCCAGCACCTGCTTGGCGCTCCACACGGCGGGGGCAGGCTGGCGGGCGGCCCGTTCCTCCGACAGCGCTTCCAGCCGGGGCAGCGCGTCCAGCACCACTTCGCGCAGCGTCGTCACTTCAGACCTCTTGGGCCTGCTGCGGTTGCACCTGCGCCTTGGCGTCCGAGCGGGCCTTGACGCGCAGGCGCAGGGCATTGAGCTTGATGAAGGCTCCGGCGTCGTGCTGGTTGTAGTCGCCGCCCGCCTCGAAGCTCACCAGATCCTTGTCGTACAGGCTCTTGGGAGCCTTGCGCCCGACCACCTGCACCGCGCCCTTGTACAGCTTCAGGCGGGCGGTGCCGGTCACGCTGCTGGCAACATGGTCGAAATACACCTGAAGCGCCTCGCGCTCGGGGGCGAACCAGAAGCCGTTGTACACCAGCTCGGCGTACTTGGGCGACAGCTGATCGCGCTGATGAACCACTTCACGGTCGAGCGTCAGGCTCTCGACGGCTCGGCGGGCAAGCTGAAGGATGGTGCCGCCGGGCGTCTCGTACACGCCGCGAGACTTCATGCCCACGAAGCGGTTTTCCACCATGTCGAGGCGGCCCACGCCGTGCAGCCCGGCGACTTCGTTGGCCTTCGCCAGCAGCGCGGCGGGCGAGAGCGCCTCACCGTTGATCGAAACGGGGTTGCCCGCCTCGAAGCTGATCTCCAGATACTCCGCTTCGCTGGGCGCGTCTTCGGCACTCCTGGTCAGCTTGAACATGTGGGCGGGCGGCTCGGCCCAGGGGTCTTCCAGAATGCCGCCCTCATACGAGATGTGCAGCAGGTTGGCGTCGGTGCTCCAGGGGTCTTTCTTGGTGGTGGGCACGGGAATGCCGTGCTCGTGGGCAAACGCTTCCAGGTCGGCGCGGCCCTGAAACTCCCACTCGCGCCAGGGAGCCACGGTCACGATCTCGGGTTCCAGCGCCAGCGCACTCATCTCGAAGCGCACCTGATCGTTGCCCTTGCCGGTCGCGCCGTGCGACACCGCTACCGCGCCTTCTTTGGCGGCGATTTCCACCAGTTTCTTGGCGATGAGCGGGCGGGCGATGCTGGTGCCCAGCAGGTAATAGCCCTCGTAGTGCGGCGCGGCGCGGAACATCGGGAACACGTAGTCGCGCACGAATTCTTCTTTCAGGTCAAGCGCATAGGCCGCCACCGCGCCGGTATTCAGCGCCTTCACGCGGGCTTCCTCCACCTCGTCGCCTTGCCCCAGATCGGCGGTGAAGCACACCACGTCGTAGTTTCGCTCGGTCTGGAGCCACTTCAGGATGATGCTGGTGTCGAGGCCGCCCGAGTAGGCGAGGACGATTTTCGGCTTGCTGGCAGTGGTCGGGGTGGCGTCATTCAGTTGGGTCATGGCTTGATTCTCCCTTGTTTTGCTGAGGATGTGGCTGCGTGCTGTGGTGCGGGCGGCTCAGTGGGTGGACAGCACAAGACCGCCCGGAGCGCGTGACTTCGCCCGGCCTTCCTAACGATCAGGAGGCCGGGGGTCAGCGTCGGGCGGTCAGAGTCTGCATCAGATGAATGTTTATACACCTTAGGCGTATAGGTATGCAGAAGGTAGCAAACCACAGCGGGCAGGTCAAGCCTTCAGAAACGCTCCAAGCCGCTGAAGTGCCCGCTCGATCTCGCTTTCCGGCTTGCAGAACGCCAGCCGGATCAGGCCAGCGGGGGCCGCACCTTCGGCATAGAAAGCGCTACCGGGAATGACCGCCACCCCGCCGTGTTCCACCAGTGCAAACGGGTCGAGGCCCGGTGCGAGCGCCGTCAGAAAATACGTGCCGCCCGGCTCCTGCACCGCCAGTCCCAGGTCGCGCAGGCCCGCTGCCAGCAGGCGCATCCGGTCGCCGTAAGCCTGGCGAAGCTGCCCGTACAGGCCGTGTTGCCGGGCCACGGGCAGCGCTGCCGCCACTGCCGCCTGAAGTGGCGCGGGCGCACAGAAGGTGGCCCACTGGTGCAGGCCCGCCACCTCGGGGGCCAGTCCGGGCGGGGTCACGATCCAGCCGACGCGCCAGCCGGTCGCCTCCAGCCGCTTACCCGCGCTGCCCACCGTGAAGGTGCGCTCGGGGGCGAGGGTTCGCAGCGACAGGGGCCGCTCTCCGTAATACAGTTCGTCGTACACCTCGTCCGAGATCAGCCACAGGTCGTGCCGACGGGCCAGCGCTGCCACGCGTTCCAGCTCGGCTCTGGTGAAGACGTGCCCGGTGGGATTGTGCGGGCTGTTCAGCAGCAGAGCGCGGGTGCGCGGGGTGACGAGGGCTTCGAGCGCGTCGAGGTCGGGTGTCCATTGCCCGCTTCCAGAGGACATGTCCAGCGTCATCGGCACCAGCACCGGGGCCGCGCCGCTGAGCGCTGCCTGCGGGCGATACACGTCGAAGACCGGCTCGAACATCAGCACTTCATCGCCTGCGCCGTACAGTGCGTCGGCCAGCACGTGCAGCGCTTCGGTGGCCCCGCAGGTGATCACCACGTCGTCGGCGTTCACGGCCAGATCGTCGGCCAGTGCCTGCCGCAGTGCGGGCGAGCCGAGCGGCGCGGTGTACTGGTCGGCGGTGCCCAGCGCACTTCTCGCCGCTTCCAGCAGGAATTCGGGCGGCGACCCGGCGGGAAAGCCCTGCCCCAGGTTGACCGCGCCGTGAACCGCAGCGAGGCGGCTCATACGCGAGAAGATGCTCTCGGCGGCAAGCTGACGGCGTGCATGAAGCTGCATACCGGCATTGTGGCGCGTTCGGCAGCCCCCGCACAGCAGAGACATACACAGCCCGCCGACCAGGTGCCGCCGCCAAGGCTCCTCAGGGCAGGCGGTAGTTGATTCCCGCCCGCAGCCCGAAACTGAGTTGCAGCCCCGACACGCTGCCGAACGCGATTCCCGGCCCCGCCGACGCCTCTACGAACGGCGTGAAGGCGGTGGCATTGGCAAAATTGACGCCCGCCAGCACATTCGGATACAGCCCCACGCGCACGCCCCGTGCCGGAAGAGCCAGCGCCATGCCCAGGCCGAAGCCGTAATAAGGCTGCACGTAGCCCTGAAGTTGCGGCGGCAGGGGCATCAGATACGACACGTCTGCCGCTGCTGCCGAGTCTTCGAAAACTGGAAGCAACCTGCCGTATCCCAGGCCCACGCGCACGCCATTATCCTGCTGATACTGCACGCCCACCATCAGCGCACCCGTCTGAACGCTGCCGACCACACCCAGCTGATCGGCGGCGATGGCACTGGACGCGGCACACAAAGAGAGGAGAAGAAGGCCGGACAGTGCGGAGTTCATCCGGGCAGTATAGGAAGGCAGAGCGCAGCCGTGTGCTCAGATGAACGCAGCAAAAAGCCCCGCCAGAAAAGACGGGGCCAGAAGGGGAAAGCTGAATTCAGGGCAGCTGGTAGTTCAGGCCGATACGTCCGCCGTAGCCGAAGCCGATGCCGGTGCCGCTGCCAACCGTGATGCTGGGACCAGCGTTCAGCTCGGCAAAGACGCTCAGGGGAGCCGAGACGTTGTACTTCAGGCCTGCCAGCACGTGGGGGTAGATCGAAACAGCCGAGCCGCCGCCCAGGTACACGCCCGCATCAAGGCCGAAGCCGTAGTAAGGCGACAGGCCGCCGAAGTTCTGGCCGCTGATGGGGGTCAGGTAATCGACGCCGCCACCCAGGGTCAGGCCACTGGAGCTCAGGCCGAAGAATGACAGGTTCAGACCGTAACGGATCGCGGAGCCTGCGCCCAAGTCGCTCTGATAGTGAACGGTCAGGCCGGAACCAATAGAGCCGCCGATGTAATTGGCTGCCAGCGCGGGGGTGGCACTTGCCAGGGCGAGGGTGGTCATGCCAAACAGGATCTTCTTCATGAAGAGAGTGTACACGCGGGTTCGTGGCAGCACGCTTAGAAACTCTGAATGGTATATACAGTGACTGTTGAGAAAAACAGGGTGTGAGAGCGACTGGAACGGCCTACAGGAATCTTTATTTTTGCTCCGAAAACGCCGACAGCCCTGCCGCCTGAAGCACCCGCTGAGCCATCTGGCCGATGCTGCCAGCACCGCCACTCGCTACGCTGGAACCATGAGAACTACCGGGGGGCCAGGCATGTTACCGCGTCGAGGAGCGCGGCTGACATGGCAAAACACAGCTACGAGCGGGGCCGCTGGAACAGGCGGGAAGCGAGACGGCGAATCCAAACAGGAGGGTATTGGACTGGCTGGGCACCACATGCATGGCCCAATGAAGACCCTGAGATTTACCACGAAGCCGCTATCCAGTACGTTCAGAAAAAGATTGACCGATCAGTTCACAAAGGGCTGCACAGATACTGCCGTGTCTATCACCGATTGTGGAGACGTGCTGGAAACGAAATCTGCCGCTTGTATGTCAAGAGCGATGAGAAGGCAGGCGAACTCGACCCGCAGCCGCGACGCCTGGGCGTCATGTGGGACATCTGGTGATGCATAACCATACATTGCCGTGACGCACCCAGGCTCAATCCGTGCCATACTGCTTCTCTGGAATGCCCAAGCGCACTGACTTACATACAATCCTAATTCTCGGCAGCGGCCCCATTCAGATCGGGCAGGCTGCCGAGTTCGATTACTCCGGCACTCAGGCGCTCAAGGCGCTGAAGAAAGAAGGCTACCGCGTGGTACTGGTCAACAGTAACCCGGCGACCATCATGACCGACCCCGAACTGAGCGACGCGACGTATCTGGAACCGCTGACGCCCGAATTCGTGGAGAAGGTGATTGCGCTCGAAAAGCCCGATGCCCTGCTGCCCACGCTCGGCGGCCAGACGGCGCTGAATCTGGCGATGGAGCTGCACGAGCGCGGCGTGCTGGAAAAGTACAGTGTCGAGCTGATCGGCGCGGGGGTCGAGGCCATCAAGAAGGGCGAAGACCGCGAACTGTTTCAGGCCGCCATGAAGAAGATCGGCGTGGAAACAGCACGCGGCCAGATGGTTCACAGCATGGACGAGGCGATTGCCTACCAGAAGGAACTCGGCCTGCCCGTCGTCATCCGGCCCAGCTTCACACTCGGCGGCACGGGCGGCGGCATCGCGCATACCTACGAGGAATTTCTGGATATCACCGAGGGCGGTCTGCGCGACAGCCCCGTGACCAGCGTGCTGCTGGAAGAGAGCATTCTGGGCTGGAAAGAATACGAGCTGGAAGTGATGCGCGACACCGCCGACACAGTGATCATCATCACCAGCATCGAGAATTTCGATCCGATGGGCGTGCATACCGGCGACAGCATCACGGTTGCGCCCGCCCAGACGCTCAGCGACGTGGAATATCAGCGGCTGCGCGACCAGAGCCTTGCCATCATCCGCGAAATCGGCGTGGCGACGGGCGGCAGCAACATCCAGTTTGCCGTCAACCCCGACAACGGGCGCGTGATCGTGATCGAGATGAACCCGCGTGTGTCGCGTTCCAGCGCTCTAGCGAGCAAGGCCACCGGCTTTCCGATTGCCAAGATCGCCGCGCTGCTGGCGGTGGGCTATCACCTGGACGAGCTGCCCAACGACATCACCCGCGTGACGCCCGCCAGCTTTGAGCCGAGCATCGACTACGTGGTGACGAAGATTCCGCGCTTCGCCTTCGAGAAATTCCCCGGCACCTCCGATCACCTGGGCACCCAGATGAGATCGGTGGGCGAGGTGATGGCGGTGGGGCGCACCTTCAAGGAGAGCCTGCAAAAAGCGCTGCGGAGCACCGAGAGCGACACACGCGGCCTGTACGCCCAGATGGATAAAGAAGGGCTGCGGGCGCTGCTGTACCCCAATCCGCGCCGCCTGGAAGCGGTGATCGAACTGCTGCGGCGCGGCGAGACGGTGGATGAGCTGTTTGAGGCCACCAAGATCGACCGCTGGTTCCTGTGCCAGCTTCACGAGATCGTGGCCGCCGAAGCCGAGATTCTGGAGCTGGGGCCGATTGCTGGCTGGAAATACGAATACTGGCGCGAGGTCAAGCGGCTGGGCTTTTCGGATGCGCGGATCGGGGAAATCGTCGGGCTGAGCGAACTTGAGGTGCGGGCGCTCCGAAAGGAAGCGAAAGCCACGCCCGTATACAAGACGGTGGATACCTGCGCC
This region includes:
- a CDS encoding argininosuccinate synthase — protein: MTQLNDATPTTASKPKIVLAYSGGLDTSIILKWLQTERNYDVVCFTADLGQGDEVEEARVKALNTGAVAAYALDLKEEFVRDYVFPMFRAAPHYEGYYLLGTSIARPLIAKKLVEIAAKEGAVAVSHGATGKGNDQVRFEMSALALEPEIVTVAPWREWEFQGRADLEAFAHEHGIPVPTTKKDPWSTDANLLHISYEGGILEDPWAEPPAHMFKLTRSAEDAPSEAEYLEISFEAGNPVSINGEALSPAALLAKANEVAGLHGVGRLDMVENRFVGMKSRGVYETPGGTILQLARRAVESLTLDREVVHQRDQLSPKYAELVYNGFWFAPEREALQVYFDHVASSVTGTARLKLYKGAVQVVGRKAPKSLYDKDLVSFEAGGDYNQHDAGAFIKLNALRLRVKARSDAKAQVQPQQAQEV
- the carB gene encoding carbamoyl-phosphate synthase large subunit — protein: MPKRTDLHTILILGSGPIQIGQAAEFDYSGTQALKALKKEGYRVVLVNSNPATIMTDPELSDATYLEPLTPEFVEKVIALEKPDALLPTLGGQTALNLAMELHERGVLEKYSVELIGAGVEAIKKGEDRELFQAAMKKIGVETARGQMVHSMDEAIAYQKELGLPVVIRPSFTLGGTGGGIAHTYEEFLDITEGGLRDSPVTSVLLEESILGWKEYELEVMRDTADTVIIITSIENFDPMGVHTGDSITVAPAQTLSDVEYQRLRDQSLAIIREIGVATGGSNIQFAVNPDNGRVIVIEMNPRVSRSSALASKATGFPIAKIAALLAVGYHLDELPNDITRVTPASFEPSIDYVVTKIPRFAFEKFPGTSDHLGTQMRSVGEVMAVGRTFKESLQKALRSTESDTRGLYAQMDKEGLRALLYPNPRRLEAVIELLRRGETVDELFEATKIDRWFLCQLHEIVAAEAEILELGPIAGWKYEYWREVKRLGFSDARIGEIVGLSELEVRALRKEAKATPVYKTVDTCAAEFEAYTPYHYSTYEWEDEVTPTDKPKVVILGSGPNRIGQGVEFDYATVHAVWALQEAGYETIMVNSNPETVSTDYDTADRLYFEPLTFEDVMNIVEHEKPIGVIVQLGGQTPLKLAKRLADAGAPIIGTSPETIDEAEDRASFNALCERLGIPQPKGLVAQNASEAQELAARLGFPLMARPSYVLGGRAMRTVRSAAELQTYLDEVYSVVEGQPSILLDQYLEGALELDVDTLCDGETAVVAGIMEHIEAAGVHSGDSACIIPPVHLSAELTATIKATTERLALELGVKGLMNVQWAIKDGVPYILEANPRASRTVPYVSKATGHPLAKYAARIAVGQTLAQIGFTQTPVPAMYSVKEVHLPFLKFRGVLPILGPEMKSTGESMGIDADPYLAYYRAEIGAKSNLPLTGTALLLGDGLDDVAAELERAGLNVIRTQAGEKLPDLLIDVTGSQLLRTALERGVPIVSTREGAEWTAKAVAAAVGAELGVKSLQAWLKA
- a CDS encoding pyridoxal phosphate-dependent aminotransferase — encoded protein: MQLHARRQLAAESIFSRMSRLAAVHGAVNLGQGFPAGSPPEFLLEAARSALGTADQYTAPLGSPALRQALADDLAVNADDVVITCGATEALHVLADALYGAGDEVLMFEPVFDVYRPQAALSGAAPVLVPMTLDMSSGSGQWTPDLDALEALVTPRTRALLLNSPHNPTGHVFTRAELERVAALARRHDLWLISDEVYDELYYGERPLSLRTLAPERTFTVGSAGKRLEATGWRVGWIVTPPGLAPEVAGLHQWATFCAPAPLQAAVAAALPVARQHGLYGQLRQAYGDRMRLLAAGLRDLGLAVQEPGGTYFLTALAPGLDPFALVEHGGVAVIPGSAFYAEGAAPAGLIRLAFCKPESEIERALQRLGAFLKA
- a CDS encoding DinB family protein; its protein translation is MTTLREVVLDALPRLEALSEERAARQPAPAVWSAKQVLGHLIDSGVNNHVRFVRASVEDGLRLPGYAQNDWVQIGGYQERPWAEVVALWQAYQLQLAHLIEHLPPDSLHHTLSIGGGDPVTLEFVAADYVRHQLHHLAQVWERTGA